A region from the Cannabis sativa cultivar Pink pepper isolate KNU-18-1 chromosome 9, ASM2916894v1, whole genome shotgun sequence genome encodes:
- the LOC115722141 gene encoding uncharacterized protein LOC115722141 yields the protein MHQLLSGIAYYHSVNASHGNINPTNVLISNYGDDNNDDEQVNLLITNLDLCVQPSYQAPEILLESNRLSTAVDMFSAGCIFGEMLIGKPVFDTENELGSIFKLLGTPTKQTMRGVIDLDEKLKKYQKHSPKDLSETFIGVEPAGIDLLSKLLCLNPKERIMASEALKHRYFYGIEAKKRVPTPAAAAAEVGNSSVGPFAAEVGSSSAGPSAAMDSLAAGTSAVVGSPAASASVLVESWIDMVSAALDSSVTDTSSVAESLASDASSVAENSASDASAVVESSGAGASAVVESSGAGASAVVESSGAGATAAMDSSVTGATAAVDGSATGANAAVESSATGASAVVESSGAGATSAVESSATGASSAEESSATDASAHVNP from the exons ATGCACCAACTTCTTAGTGGTATTGCTTATTACCACTCTGTTAACGCTTCCCATGGAAATATCAATCCCACGAATGTGCTCATAAGCAACTACGGAGACGATAACAATGATGATGAACAAGTCAATTTGCTGATCACAAATCTTGATTTG TGTGTACAGCCATCTTACCAAGCACCTGAAATTTTGTTGGAGTCTAATCGATTATCTACTGCTGTTGATATGTTCTCTGCTGGTTGCATATTTGGTGAAATGTTGATTGGGAAACCAGTTTTCGATACAGAAAATGAACTAGGCAGCATTTTCAA GCTTTTGGGTACACCAACTAAACAAACTATGCGTGGGGTGATTGATCTGgatgaaaaacttaaaaagtACCAAAAACATTCCCCAAAG GATCTATCTGAAACATTCATTGGTGTTGAACCAGCTGGAATTGATCTTCTTTCT AAACTGCTGTGTCTGAATCCAAAAGAAAGAATTATGGCTTCTGAGGCACTTAAGCATCGCTACTTCTATGGAATTGAGGCAAAGAAACGTGTGCCTACACCAGCTGCTGCTGCTGCCGAAGTGGGCAACTCCTCTGTGGGGCCTTTTGCTGCAGAAGTGGGCAGCTCCTCTGCGGGGCCTTCTGCTGCCATGGACAGCTTGGCTGCTGGTACTTCTGCTGTTGTGGGCAGCCCGGCTGCCAGTGCATCTGTTCTCGTGGAAAGCTGGATTGATATGGTTTCTGCTGCGCTGGACAGCTCGGTTACTGATACTTCTTCTGTCGCGGAAAGCTTGGCTTCTGATGCTTCTTCTGTTGCGGAAAACTCAGCTTCTGATGCTTCTGCTGTCGTTGAAAGCTCGGGTGCTGGGGCTTCTGCTGTCGTTGAAAGCTCGGGTGCTGGGGCTTCTGCTGTCGTAGAAAGCTCGGGTGCTGGGGCTACTGCTGCCATGGACAGCTCGGTTACTGGGGCTACTGCTGCCGTGGATGGCTCGGCTACTGGGGCTAATGCTGCCGTTGAAAGCTCGGCTACTGGTGCTTCTGCTGTCGTTGAAAGCTCGGGTGCTGGGGCTACTTCTGCCGTGGAAAGCTCGGCTACTGGTGCTTCTTCTGCCGAGGAAAGCTCAGCTACTGATGCTTCTGCACATGTGAATCCTTAA
- the LOC115722050 gene encoding cell division control protein 2 homolog isoform X1, with amino-acid sequence MDFPNKIKYFLDKETGKIIALKRINLRQELLQAIPLTGSSISLQEQPIDVEIPANAIRQISFYKILHHPNVARLEYIGIDPQDHFIRLGFEYVGVDLRKFQKDNPIRASHPKLIKRLMYQLLSGIAYYHSINASHGNINPTNVLISYRDDDSDAEHVNLQITDLDLRIQPSYQAPEIFLESNQLSSAVDMFSAGCIFGQMLIGKPIFDKEDELGSIFKLLGTPTKQTMPGVIDLDEKLKKYQKHSPKDLSEQFIDVEPAGIDLLSKLLCLNPRERIMAAEALKHRYFDEIKAKKLVATPAAQVGSSSAGPSAAMDSSAAWASALVESWAAVVSAVVDSSATGASSVVESSATGASAAMDNLAASASAVVEGSAAGASAGLESSAAGASSVKESSGTGASSVKESSGTGASSVKESSATHASAVAGCSATGASAGLESLAAGASSVEESSATGASAGAGCSAGGGSASAHVNPKNVFPFGSCYCLVIYGWTHCI; translated from the exons ATGGATTTCCCAAACAAG ATCAAGTATTTTTTGGATAAAGAAACTGGTAAAATAATTGCGTTGAAGAGAATCAACCTGAGGCAGGAACTACTTCAAGCTATCCCTCTTACTGGATCATCAATTTCACTTCAAGAACAACCCATTGATGTTGAGATTCCTGCTAACGCAATTCGACAAATTTCCTTCTACAAGATTCTCCACCATCCAAATGTTGCACG TTTGGAGTATATAGGAATTGACCCTCAAGATCATTTTATTCGTCTTGGATTTGAGTATGTTGGTGTGGATCTCAGAAAATTTCAAAAGGATAATCCCATAAGAGCCAGTCACCCAAAGTTGATAAAG AGGCTAATGTATCAACTTCTTAGTGGTATTGCTTATTACCATTCTATTAATGCTTCCCATGGAAATATCAATCCCACGAATGTGCTCATAAGTTACAGAGACGATGACAGTGATGCTGAACATGTCAATTTACAGATCACAGATCTTGATTTG CGTATACAGCCATCTTACCAAGCACCTGAAATTTTTTTGGAGTCTAATCAATTATCTAGTGCTGTTGATATGTTCTCTGCTGGTTGCATATTTGGTCAAATGCTGATTGGGAAACCAATTTTCGATAAAGAAGATGAACTAGGCAGCATTTTCAA GCTTTTGGGTACACCAACTAAACAAACTATGCCTGGGGTGATTGATCTGGATGAGAAACTTAAAAAGTACCAAAAACATTCCCCAAAG GACCTGTCTGAACAATTCATTGATGTTGAACCTGCTGGAATTGATCTTCTGTCT AAACTGCTGTGTTTGAATCCAAGAGAAAGAATTATGGCTGCTGAGGCACTTAAGCATCGTTACTTTGATGAAATTAAGGCAAAGAAACTCGTGGCTACACCAGCTGCTCAAGTGGGAAGCTCGTCTGCCGGGCCTTCTGCTGCAATGGACAGCTCGGCTGCCTGGGCATCTGCTCTCGTTGAAAGCTGGGCTGCTGTGGTTTCTGCTGTCGTGGACAGCTCGGCTACTGGTGCTTCTTCTGTCGTGGAAAGCTCAGCTACTGGGGCTTCTGCTGCCATGGACAACTTGGCTGCCAGTGCATCTGCTGTCGTTGAAGGTTCGGCTGCTGGGGCTTCTGCTGGCCTGGAAAGCTCGGCTGCTGGTGCGTCTTCTGTCAAGGAAAGCTCGGGTACTGGCGCTTCTTCTGTCAAGGAAAGCTCGGGTACTGGTGCTTCTTCTGTCAAGGAAAGCTCAGCTACTCACGCTTCTGCTGTGGCGGGCTGCTCGGCTACTGGGGCTTCTGCTGGCCTGGAAAGCTTGGCTGCTGGTGCTTCTTCTGTCGAGGAAAGCTCAGCTACTGGCGCTTCTGCCGGGGCGGGCTGCTCGGCTGGTGGTGGTTCTGCTTCTGCACATGTGAATCCTAAAAATGTTTTtccatttggttcatgttattgTTTGGTCATATATGGATGGACACATTGCATATAA
- the LOC115722050 gene encoding mitogen-activated protein kinase HOG1 isoform X2 → MYQLLSGIAYYHSINASHGNINPTNVLISYRDDDSDAEHVNLQITDLDLRIQPSYQAPEIFLESNQLSSAVDMFSAGCIFGQMLIGKPIFDKEDELGSIFKLLGTPTKQTMPGVIDLDEKLKKYQKHSPKDLSEQFIDVEPAGIDLLSKLLCLNPRERIMAAEALKHRYFDEIKAKKLVATPAAQVGSSSAGPSAAMDSSAAWASALVESWAAVVSAVVDSSATGASSVVESSATGASAAMDNLAASASAVVEGSAAGASAGLESSAAGASSVKESSGTGASSVKESSGTGASSVKESSATHASAVAGCSATGASAGLESLAAGASSVEESSATGASAGAGCSAGGGSASAHVNPKNVFPFGSCYCLVIYGWTHCI, encoded by the exons ATGTATCAACTTCTTAGTGGTATTGCTTATTACCATTCTATTAATGCTTCCCATGGAAATATCAATCCCACGAATGTGCTCATAAGTTACAGAGACGATGACAGTGATGCTGAACATGTCAATTTACAGATCACAGATCTTGATTTG CGTATACAGCCATCTTACCAAGCACCTGAAATTTTTTTGGAGTCTAATCAATTATCTAGTGCTGTTGATATGTTCTCTGCTGGTTGCATATTTGGTCAAATGCTGATTGGGAAACCAATTTTCGATAAAGAAGATGAACTAGGCAGCATTTTCAA GCTTTTGGGTACACCAACTAAACAAACTATGCCTGGGGTGATTGATCTGGATGAGAAACTTAAAAAGTACCAAAAACATTCCCCAAAG GACCTGTCTGAACAATTCATTGATGTTGAACCTGCTGGAATTGATCTTCTGTCT AAACTGCTGTGTTTGAATCCAAGAGAAAGAATTATGGCTGCTGAGGCACTTAAGCATCGTTACTTTGATGAAATTAAGGCAAAGAAACTCGTGGCTACACCAGCTGCTCAAGTGGGAAGCTCGTCTGCCGGGCCTTCTGCTGCAATGGACAGCTCGGCTGCCTGGGCATCTGCTCTCGTTGAAAGCTGGGCTGCTGTGGTTTCTGCTGTCGTGGACAGCTCGGCTACTGGTGCTTCTTCTGTCGTGGAAAGCTCAGCTACTGGGGCTTCTGCTGCCATGGACAACTTGGCTGCCAGTGCATCTGCTGTCGTTGAAGGTTCGGCTGCTGGGGCTTCTGCTGGCCTGGAAAGCTCGGCTGCTGGTGCGTCTTCTGTCAAGGAAAGCTCGGGTACTGGCGCTTCTTCTGTCAAGGAAAGCTCGGGTACTGGTGCTTCTTCTGTCAAGGAAAGCTCAGCTACTCACGCTTCTGCTGTGGCGGGCTGCTCGGCTACTGGGGCTTCTGCTGGCCTGGAAAGCTTGGCTGCTGGTGCTTCTTCTGTCGAGGAAAGCTCAGCTACTGGCGCTTCTGCCGGGGCGGGCTGCTCGGCTGGTGGTGGTTCTGCTTCTGCACATGTGAATCCTAAAAATGTTTTtccatttggttcatgttattgTTTGGTCATATATGGATGGACACATTGCATATAA
- the LOC115722050 gene encoding cyclin-dependent kinase A-1 isoform X5 has translation MDFPNKIKYFLDKETGKIIALKRINLRQELLQAIPLTGSSISLQEQPIDVEIPANAIRQISFYKILHHPNVARLEYIGIDPQDHFIRLGFEYVGVDLRKFQKDNPIRASHPKLIKRLMYQLLSGIAYYHSINASHGNINPTNVLISYRDDDSDAEHVNLQITDLDLRIQPSYQAPEIFLESNQLSSAVDMFSAGCIFGQMLIGKPIFDKEDELGSIFKLLGTPTKQTMPGVIDLDEKLKKYQKHSPKDLSEQFIDVEPAGIDLLNCCV, from the exons ATGGATTTCCCAAACAAG ATCAAGTATTTTTTGGATAAAGAAACTGGTAAAATAATTGCGTTGAAGAGAATCAACCTGAGGCAGGAACTACTTCAAGCTATCCCTCTTACTGGATCATCAATTTCACTTCAAGAACAACCCATTGATGTTGAGATTCCTGCTAACGCAATTCGACAAATTTCCTTCTACAAGATTCTCCACCATCCAAATGTTGCACG TTTGGAGTATATAGGAATTGACCCTCAAGATCATTTTATTCGTCTTGGATTTGAGTATGTTGGTGTGGATCTCAGAAAATTTCAAAAGGATAATCCCATAAGAGCCAGTCACCCAAAGTTGATAAAG AGGCTAATGTATCAACTTCTTAGTGGTATTGCTTATTACCATTCTATTAATGCTTCCCATGGAAATATCAATCCCACGAATGTGCTCATAAGTTACAGAGACGATGACAGTGATGCTGAACATGTCAATTTACAGATCACAGATCTTGATTTG CGTATACAGCCATCTTACCAAGCACCTGAAATTTTTTTGGAGTCTAATCAATTATCTAGTGCTGTTGATATGTTCTCTGCTGGTTGCATATTTGGTCAAATGCTGATTGGGAAACCAATTTTCGATAAAGAAGATGAACTAGGCAGCATTTTCAA GCTTTTGGGTACACCAACTAAACAAACTATGCCTGGGGTGATTGATCTGGATGAGAAACTTAAAAAGTACCAAAAACATTCCCCAAAG GACCTGTCTGAACAATTCATTGATGTTGAACCTGCTGGAATTGATCTTCT AAACTGCTGTGTTTGA